The Microtus ochrogaster isolate Prairie Vole_2 chromosome 4, MicOch1.0, whole genome shotgun sequence nucleotide sequence TTATAATTGATCACAGAGTAAAACCCACATGCTACCTCATGCTTGTACAATTGTCTGCTGATCAGCTTCAGGAAACCTGAAGCTTCAGAGAAACCAGCCTCAAGGCCTTGATTCACTAGCTGTTAAGCAGAGACTGTATAATATCAAAATCTCCCTGGTAATGGTGCAACACCACTAATCATTTGTGGGATGCCCAGCGGTCCCTGTCAGTCAACCATCAGTAGAAACTGAGAGGTTAATTCAGAGTTCAGTGAACTAAAAACAAGCGGAAAAGTGAGTCCTCGGTACCTTGCCTATCTCTTGGGATTCAGAAAAATTAGGATCATAGCAGTCAGGACTTTAAATCCAGCCTGGTTTGTCAATCTCCTCCCTACCAGCATCTCTTGCTAAGGAGGGAACAGACTGTGTTTGCTCTGGGTACCATAGGCCTGCCCATGGAAGGACTGGCAGAAAGCTCTCACCATTGTCTGTGGCCAAAACCATGGCTTCATAGATGTTGTTCCTCACAAACCGTTCATCCTCACGATCTAAGATGCCTGCAGCCGTGACTTGACCGCTGTCTGTGTCCATGGCGAGCCAGCCAGCTGGGTCTCTCAAGATGTGGTAGCTGGACAGAAAGTTGAGAAGGGTCACAGCTAGCACATGAAGAATCCTACTGCAATCATTCAGAGCCTCCTAGACCAAGTGCAGAGCCTTCAGCCTTGAGCATGGCAGGAAGGGTTTGGTGCAAGGATGATGGCACTGGTATTGAACAAACTTAATGATGAAGGAACAAGCCACCCGAGCGTACCTATGTACGTGGCTGACCTGGTGCCCAGTCCCCAGGTACCTGATCTTCTGGTCCTCCTTGTCTGGGTCCTGGGCAGTATAGAAGCAGACCAGTTCCCCAACAGAGATACCCTCCTGGACCTCAACGACTTTGGAAGGTGGGACAAACACAGGGGCCTCATTGACATCTTCCACGTGGACCACTACGGTGGCAGTGGCCGTCGGGAGATTCAACACAAAGTCAGCCTCATTGGTCACTGCTATGTACAGGGTGTGTTGGTTCTGAGCCTCAAAATCCAAGCCctaggagagaagaggaagctgaggcagcagtTTGTGAAGTGGCCTGTGGACATCAGCAGGGTCACAGTACAGGGACCAAGACTCTGGTCAACAACCATCCTGCCCCCCCACTCCGTTCCCCCCATGTTTCCTAAGAGGAAATCTACTGGGGTCTCTTAGACCACCCCAAAGGCTTAGCGAGCCCTTGAAGGTTCGTTCCCAATGGGACAGTGCTGTCCTCTAGGATGGCCGAGAAGCTGTGGGCATGTTAGTCATGACTGAGTTGCCTCTGGTGACTAGCCTGGGTAGGATGCTGCATCCTACCAATGTTACAGACAAAGAACCACCTCTGTGTCTCTTGTGACTTGCCGGTGTCCCCATGGTCACTCATATACTGGAGTGAGAAACCTGTTTATAATTAAAGCCAAGAACATGTTTAATACACAAAGCAAGCTTTGGTATGGTTTTAATGTAGACTGAGTTCTCAAGGAACGTAACTTCTGAAAGGGGCTTCTAATTTAATTTGTTCAGGATGTTTTCAGTTGTTCATGCTCTATTTCTGAATAGCAGTGGTGGTAATGCGTCACCAGGCCGACACACAGGATCCACTGCACTTGGAATGTCTGCAAACAAATGCAAGTATCTGACCACCTCACCGTGCTTTCTGCTGTAGCTGTGCTCCAATGTAGTGCACACACCAAAACAGTTAGGAACCCTtccttatattttataattatctttctatatatattataGCCTTATATATTTATAAGATGCATAATAGTTTttcctcctcttatttatttagacagttttactatatagtcctggctggtctgaaactttttttgtttgttttttgaagcagagtttctctgtatagccctggtagtcctgtaactcactctgtagatcaggctggttcaaactcagagatttacctgtctctgcctcccaagtactgggattaaagatgtgggtcaccactgcccagcttggcctggaactcttaaccactgagttggCTTTCAATCCCTGGCCTGGAACGCAATTATCGAAGACCAGGCTGtgtttgaactcagagacccaagGTATGGGATTAACAGTATACACCACTCAAAAGAACATATCTGAaatagtcttttttgttttgtttgagacagggtttctctgtagctttggagcctgtcctggaactccctctgcagaccaggccggcctctgcctcctgagtgttgggattaaaggcaagcgccaccaccacctggctctgaaATAGTCTTTATTCATCTGTTTACTCattgtttgttttaaggcaaGGCTGGAATggcttgatatgtagaccaggttggccacaaacttgcagtaatcctcctgcctctaccttccaagtgctagtaAGTaaatgtgtcaccatgcccaaatCGGGTCCacattcttttttcaaatatttatttatttatttattatgtatacaatattctgtctgtgtgtatgcctgatggccagaagagggcaccagaccccattacagatggttgtgagccaccatgtggttgctgggaattgaactcaggacctttggaagagaaggcaatgctcttaacctctgagccatctctccagccctcaggtccacattctttctatttatttatttatttattttggtttttcaagacagggtttctctgtgtagctttggagcccgtcctagaactcacattataaaccaggctggcttcaaactcacagagatctgtctacttctgcctctcaagtgctgggattaaaggcatacgcctcTTACCTGGCCAGAACCTTTTAAATGGGCCCATATTCTCAAGCCATCAAACGTTGTCATTATCTTTTCTGGTTGAGTTAGCCTCACTATATACATAGCTctacctggccttgaactcataaggTACCCAAGCTGGCTTGAGTGTATTCTTAGATggtgggattacaaacatgcgACACCATGTCCACatgcttgtctcttaaaggttAGATTTTGTTTaagtgtttattcatttatttaggttgtttgtagcccaggctggtctcagattgGCTACATAGCTGAgaatgaacttgaactcctgaccttccagATTCCACATTCGAGTATGTGATCATAGTGTGATCCCAAAGGCTTTTTAACCCCACCTTACTCTGTATCCTGATGAAAACCAGACCATAAAAGTACCATCCTCAGTACCACCATACTCTCCCAGTCCCCagaacccccaaaacaaaatccatagtaagaccctgtttcaaaagctTAAAGGGGCTCTCAGCACAAGAGCTGGGGCCAGTACCAGGAGCTACTGTCTTGGTGTAGTCCCCAGTGAATGACCCAAGGGAAGTAGCCGGGCAGGATGTCCCTTTGTCCTAGAAACCCAAACGGACCTACCTTCTTGGTTGTCAGGATGCCTTGGTTGGTCTCTGGGTGAGTGGTGATCGTGAAATGGTCCCCATTATCACCTCCCACGATTCGGTAGGTGGCACGCCATGCCGGTGAGCCGGGGTCATCCAGATCAGTCACGGTTAGACTCTGCACCTCATGGCCCACTGCGTTCTCAGGCACTGAGGCCTCATACTGTACGGGGAGAGGGTCGGGACACAGTGCAATCAGAGCAGAGATTGGCGTCACACGACAGGCTGTTCATCGGCTGCGGGAtgaacatatgtatgtacatgcccATATGCATGTGCCTTCAGGGGTGAGAGGTCAACTTCAGGTACTGCTCCGCAGAAGCTGACCACCTCATTTCCTGAGACaagccagggagccccaggaatCTTTTTTCAGACCTCCTAACAATGGCATTACAAGTGtgggccatcacacctggctttttactcaggtctccatgcttgaaCAGTAAAcactttacaaactgagccatctcccaagggCAAATTTTTAACGAGGCCTAACTAGTGTTCCGAGGCTAGAGATTTGTGCACACGCACAGAGGGGCGTGTGTCACTTCAACTGATGTTGagggttttttcccctttaatttttGTATTACATTATGTATTGGGGGTGGGGCGCAGGTCGTGTGGTGAGCTTGTGGAAATCAAAGGACAGGgccggttctctccttccgccatgtgggtcCCGGGATCAAACAGGTCATTTGGGTTAGCAGAAAATATTCTTGCCCActaagctacttctccagcatggAGTTTTCTATCCTGGCAACTATGTCAGTTTATGGGGTTAGATTCGAGGTCGTAAGTTTCAAATGACATCAAGACTGGTCATGATCAGATCACGGCATCGAAAATTCAGAGCAGTTTAGCAGACATTTATCATTACCTCCACTTCACAGATTAAGAAACTGGCACAGAGAGACCTGGTGGTTTGCCTAAGGTTACACAGCCAGTAAGTGACAGACTTGGGACTTGGTTGGTTTCGGAGAAGCAGCCAACCTCGGTCCTTTACATGATGAGGAATGCAGGAAGGAATGGGAGTTACCTTCTGTGGCTCAAACTCAGGGGCATTGTCGTTGACATCAAGGATCTCCACTATGGCCACCGCTGTGGTGGTCGAGCCCTCTCCATCCATGTCTGTGGCCTGGATGGTCAGTGTGTACTCGGGGACTTTCTGGGGGAGAAAGAGCACAGAAGGAACCCACTGTGAGGGTGTGGGGCTGGAGCCTCATCTCCCGGCAGCTCTCCTGTGGAAGCCCCAGCACCGGCCAACCCTCGGCTGCTCCACATAGGCCAAGATATTCATTAGGAAACAGAAGGTAATTCCAGTATCCACGGAGCTAGTTCTCCTTTGTGGCACACAGGGGACAAATCTCGGCAACACGTAAACTAAATGAGCCGATTGGACAGGAAATGAGAATTGCTCAAAAGCCTGCACTTTACAGCTGCCTCCTCACCCCCCAGGGGATCTAGCCAGCAGGTTAGGCAGCAGGTCACTGGCCCAAAGAGCTGTGGGACAGCAAAACTAAGTGCAGGAGCAGCCAAGTCAATGCAGCTGACCTGGGTCTCCACGGCTGCCCACTGGGTCTCCACGGCTGCCCATGTACACGACCTGGGTCTCCACTGCCTTGCCTTGACCTTGGGGCAGCCACAGAAGCTTCCACTCTAGCCAGGCTTTAGCACATAGTACCTTCCCAAAGGTCACTTACCTCCCGGTCCAGGCCACTGGAGAGGACACTAATGACCCCAGTGCTTTTGTGGATGGTGAACATGAGGTCATGTGGCTCCTTTGGTTCTTGGCTTTGGATGAAGTAAGCTACCACCCCATTGTAAGTGTGGATGGCATCGTCCTCATCTGTGGCTGTCACCTGCATCACAGGCGTGCCTGCAGAGAAGGGGCCGCTTAGCACCTTTCTCTCTCCAGTACCAGCCTTGCCGACTCTGGAGCCCTGTGATGTTCTGCCAACACCAAAAGGATCTCTCTCTAGCTCAGTGGCAGCCAGCTTCCTGGAACCCACTTGCCGTCATGCCCTTCTTTCCTGGGAAGTGGATTCTCAGTTTATGCTGGTCACAGTCACTGGGGACATTCATTCTAAGTCCAGATTTAACTCTGAGCTTCTAAGTCTGGCTGAGCCCAAGCTTCTGGGAGAGCTCGGCCACAGGTCAGCTTCGACCAGGACTCCCGCAGTGGGCGGGCGGGGCAGTGTGATGAGGGAATATGACACATAGCGACCTCTAGAAGCTGATCCCCGACTAGATCTGGACCCCGCAGACCCAGGGCAGCCCCCCCCAATCTTACTCGGTGTTGCTCCCTCAATGACCCTCCCTCTGAAGGTCTCTTGAGTGAACTTGGGCTTGTTGTCATTCTGGTCTGTCACGATGATGGAGATGTTCATGGGTTCTTCCACAGAGGCACCGTTCTCAGACACTGCATGGCCATAAAGCTGTAGGCACAGAGGTCCGGGGTCAGCTGGTGTTCTTCCCTCACCAGGCCTTGGCCAACCTCAGGAAAGACATCTACACTGGATACTAAAGGCGACCTACCTCATACTTGACAATCTTTTCCCTGTCCAGTGGCATATTCAACAGCAACCAGCCTGTCTCCTTCTCTATGGTGAAGACACCCTCAGGCGGACTGTCTGCTCCAGGCCCAGTGATGCTGTAGAAAATCTTGGTGCCTCTGTCCTTATTAGATTTGagctggaaacaaaataaaacgacAGCTGACAAAGTGACAGGTGCCTCACCTGGTGGCAAGGAGCCTTCTGCAGCCCCCACCTGGCAGCAAGGAACCTTGCTCTTAGGTCTTCAGACAATAGACCCTGCAGACATCAGTGCTGCCCAAGCGGAAGGCACAGACCTACCTGATTCAGCCTCTGAGGGAAAGGACCCTTGCCGTTCTCGGGGACAGATATTGGCGGCATCACCCATTCTCTCTTGCGTCTTCGTAAGATGCGGTTGGGCAGGGCGCTCACTGCAGGCGTCCCTGCCTGCAAAGAAAGGTGTGAATATGTTAGCTTTTACACGAAAGGAGAAAGGGGTCAGGTGTGGTTACACACACCCATAATCCAGCGCTCAGCAGGCCGAGGCAAAGATCAGGAATaaaaggtcatcctcagccaccaGCAATTTGAGGACCCGGAGGACTGCCTAAATCATGTGAGAccccatgtcaaaaaaaaaaaaaaaaaaaaaggcccagaaAGAACACtagtaatattaaaaataaaggaaaagaagaggaacagtctatttttatttgtatatacacaaGGAATAATTGTCCTAATCGTGTGTGACACATAGAAGGAAACCAAAGGGACAGAACCTGCTCACAGCGCTCATCTCTGCCTTCAAGAAGGTGGGCAGGGGTATgagcagatggagacagaggctgtCGTTATATGGCtttaaatagttttgttttgaacatttgactattcaaaaaattaaaaggcactaggaagctgggtggcagtggcacatgcctttgaaaCAAGCACTTAGGAATcagaagcagctggatctctgtgagttcgaggccagcgtggtctacagagtgagttccaggacagcctgagccacacagggaagacaccaggaagcagagccaaGTGCCTCAGGTCTACAATCCTAGAGGTTCACAGGATTGGCAGTCCTGTGTTGAAACGACCTTTACTTGGGGTTAACATGGTAACATGGACCAAACTGGAAGGGAGGGACCTACGGAGCCTTAGTGAACTGGGTGCTGGCAACCACGCCCCTCTTCCCACCTCATGGGCTGCCTCTCTAGTGCCTCCTACTGGGCAGCTTCAGTCACAGTCACTTCCCTGCTCCGACTAGCCTTCGATGCTCGCGGATGGTAGGCAGGGCTCACTGCTATAGCAATCAGACTGGCCAGCAGTAATCTGAACACAGCATCTTCCTTTTGTCctgaagacaaacatggtgtttTACCTGGACTGTCCTACTGCTCAGCACGGTGATTTCTCCATGGTCAGCACCATGCATCTCATGTCCAGTGCGTCCAGTCAGTGCTActgtgaggaaaagagaaagagggaattAGAAAGCCGCCCCCTGACTAGATTAAGAACTACCAAGTGGTAGCATCCGGAGTCTCCGTCCAGCAGGTGGTTACAAGTCTCAGATGGCGTTTTTACACATCGTCTTaccattatttaaatattcttttcatttgtatgtgtatgagtgtatgctgCTATTATGTGAGGTGCCCCGTGAAGGACAGGAGAGCCAgatgctctggagctggagttgcaggtgtgtTGAGCCCCCTGATATATGAgggttaggaactgaactcaggtcttctggaagaacagtccatgtccttaacccctgagctacctcttcagcccctCTATTTGGTCTTGGTGGAGGGAGGACCACCTCACCATCGGCTTGTGTGTCCAGCCTCTTTGTTCACCAGGTCAGAGAACCAAGGCTGGGAACATTCACGGCATCAGTTGCTGGTAGCCTTGTTGAGTTACATCTAAAGGATGATGATTTCCCGGAGACAATCTACACACAGCGGGCATCCAAGGATGTGACACTGTTACCCACAGACACTTTCTGCAGTTTCTGGTAACTTAAGTTCGTCATACTTCTTTTCAATTCTACCTGCAAGGGCCCCTCTCCCccaaaaaagttttatttatttttattttacatgtacgggtgctttgcctgcctgtctatgcaccacagaggccagaaaagggattCGGATTCCCCTggtactgaagttacaggtggttgctgggaattgaacctgggtcctctggaagagtggccggTTCTCTTaatcacggagccatctccccagcagttGGAGTTACTGACTACAAGTCACCAGCATACATCCAAGCTAGCAATTAGTCCACCCCCTTGATTTGTGTTGCTGGGGTCAAGCCGAGGGCTGAGTGAATGTTAGGCAATATGGAGTCGCACTCCCAGAGGGAGGATGTGGAGAGACCAGATACCTCGCATGCATGGCTGGTGGGAACGTGTAAGTGAATAATAGCCACTGTGGAAAAGTCtggcagtggggctggagaggcggtCACCAttgagcactggctactctttcagaggatctgggttcaactcccagcaccaatATGATGGCTCACGAcacctgtgactctagttccaggaaatctgacgccctcttctggcctctgtgaatacCAAGTACGCATgcggtgcacagacagacatgtagacaaaacactcacacacgaAGTAatatgatttgaaaaaaaaataaagtgtagtCTCAAGGCTAAgcatgtagctcagcagtagagtgctGTCTCACACGTACAAAGCCCCGAGGTCAATCTCCAGCCAAAAGTGCATGTTAAGATGTCCACAGCAGCACTGCATCACACAGGTGCTCATCACTGCTGCAACCGGAAATGGTAGGTATCCACGGAAGCAGCGCGGACAGAAACACCGCGGCATCACCACACTTTGAAATGACTCAACAGCAGGGACGTGCAGCAAGGAGGAGAAGCAAagccagagaggaggcaggatgCACGCCCCTGGAGGAagaaacaccccctcccccaaacagccGAAGCTGGCAGTCTCGGTAGTCCAGACAGACCCTGTAATAAAAGACAGagtaagaagagaaaaacaagcttATTAACGCATTCAGTATGTGTCACATGGGCGAAGCCTCCGTGCGGCTAGAACTTTACAACAATGAACAGTGCAGTTCAGAGAAGCCACAAAGACAAAGGGAAGCACTTACAGAGGCAGGAAACTGATGTAAACCCAGGGAGCAAACTCATGGAGCGAGGTTTCTTTACTGATAAGAGCGGCTTTCAGAAAGGAGAATTATAGCCTGTTGGGGGAAAGCTGGGAGGGCAGAAAGggcctcctcccctttcttctctacCTGCtgaccacctctccagcccctgcatctGCATCCATCCAGCCATCTTTATTCTTTGTGCTAAGTATCGAATCCAGGGCTTAAACATGCTGAGTATATCCCCCCtcaccttctttccttccttccctctctctctctctctccaaagtcTTTTTATacagccttgtagaccaggtgaGAGTCATCCTAGGAGAACTGAAATtaaactaaaggtgtgcaccaacatgcCTGCCCCTCTTGTGGTACTTTTTAATTGCCTTTtgatcaaaaatatttatatccagccgggcggtggtggcgcacgcctttaatcccagcattcgggaggcagaggcaggtggatctctgtgagttcgaggccagcctggtctacaaagggagttccaggacaggttccaaagctacaaagaaaccctgtctcgaaaaaaaaaagattaaaaaaaaatttatatccACCAGGCATCTTCTGGGGCAACACATTTTGGTTTCCTGTAGCAAGATTCCACCCTGTGAAGCTGGGAAGTTGGCAGAGCTTATGGAGTCGGATGAAGTCAGTCAACGGGGCCCCAGGGCTTAACTATCATAACGAGCCACAGGCAGCTCCCAGGAGTCCAGGGCCGGCTTTCAGGAGCCCCTGAACCCCAAAGCTTCAGAGCACACACACTTAGGCAGTATCCTCCTGGAAAGCTGGAATGTGCGAGTAGGAAAGCGAAGGCTGCTTAGAGACAGCCTTGCCTCCTTGACgatatcctctctgaggagtccTGGGCTAACACGTGGCtcgggagaagaagggaagaaagggaccaGGGCTTGATTCTATTCCAGAGGGTGCCAGGAGCCATGAGAACCATGGAGTAGCCCTGGCTTTTATTCTACAGCACATGTCTGCAGGCTCACCCGAAGAATTTTGCTTCTCCTTAATCCTAGAAAGATGACCAGGAACAATAGATATAAGATAAagactagccgggcagtggtggtgctcacctttaatcccagcacctgggaggcacaggcaggtggatctctgtggagctcgagaccagcctggtctacaaagcaggttctaggacacccaggactgttaaacagagaaaccttgtcttgaaaaatgaaaaaaaaaaaaaaagataaagactaATTCACCTTAAATATAAGCGTGTGCCATCACGTCTAGCTAAGAGGTTTAACATGTTCATTAAAGTCACATAGCTAGGCAATGAAAACGCTAAAAGTAGTTCCCAGACCTATCTGAAACCTGTCATTTCCATAACCACCTCAGTCACGtggtctttttcatcttcctaagAGCTTCCTCCACTTCCCATTATTCCTCACCTACAGAAATAACAGAGATCATTCTTAAAGCCAGCTCTTTGTTGTTTTCCACCTGAGGCGGACAGCAGCTTTGCCTGCAGGTACGCCAGTACAGCACTCATGTGCAGTGCctgagcaggccagaagagggcattagaccccctggaaatggagttagagggggctgtgagctgcccagtgtgggtgctgggaaccaaacacggGTCCTTGGCAAGaacagtccatgctcttaactactgtgcAGGCTCTGTAGCcccctatatttttatttttaaagcctgtTAGTTGTGAGTATCAATGTTTGAattcagaaatctacctgcctgtctcctgagtgctgggattaaacgcgtgcactaccaccacttGGCATGAACACCGATTTCTTGATGTAGAACTCAGATTAATTTATTAAAGGCTTAGATTTGGAAGACCACCATTCGACTTACAGAACCATCACGAGGACCGCACAAATCAGAGCACAAAACACGACTCTGTCGACCACACACAGCATCACCTAGCATCCTCACCAAGAGGAAACTCCAAGGTGAGATGACATGCCTAAACCCATACTGCTAAAGAGTAGATTTAGAAGCAGAACCCAGCAGAGGCTAAAGTCAGATCCTTCAGCAAGGCATTCATTCAAACCTGTGCACCCGTGACATTTGCCCAGAAACCGCGCTAAAAGTGCTTGTCCGCACGCATCTCCAAATTCCTACAGGGCGCTCTGAAGCCACTTTTCCTTACCCGTCTACACCATCCATCAACTTCATCAACAATTCCCGGCTGACACAGCAAAGTGCAGAGACAACTTAGATGTGCATCAGTGAGGGACTGACTTTGGTTACATCACCATCCATGCAATGAAACATCAACAGCACGTTACAGGAAGCTACGAACAGGGCAGGGGAGCTAGCTCAGTGGTGAGCACTCACCTAGCATGCGGCCTTGGATTTGACTCCCCAGCACcccaaaaataaacaagctaTAAGAGATGGGCATACTTATTCCGTAGCCTACGAGAAGATCCTAGGGCATACTGCTAATAAATCTTATCATCTTAATAGTAGAAAGTGATCTGTTTCCCTGCTAATATGCTCATTTGTACTTcattatttattagtgtgtgtgtgtgtgtgtgtgtgtgtgtgtgtgtgtgtgtgtgagacaatGGTGTATTGACCAGGACCTTACACATACCAGGCAAAAACTgtgtcactgagctacaaccctagTCCACATGTGTCCTCTTAAAGCTGTAtttgagagctggagaaatggctcagtggttacaaacACTTCCTCATCAATCACAAGGAACGGAGCTCAGTTGCCGGCAGCTATGTCAGGAGGTTCACAGACGTCGGCAGCTCCAGCTCCTTATGAGAGCTGATGCCTTCCCCTGGACTGTGTCCAtccccacataaataaaatggaaaacaccaacaacaaaaatggaaaagtatCTCTGAAAAGCAATCCAAAAGAAATAGGCTTCTGGACAGAGAGCCCTGTGGCTGGGACAAAAATGAGGTGATTATTTATTGCAGATTGTTCTGGAGCCCCATGGTTACTAccgtattctttttttttttttgaggtttatttatttatttatttattatctttacagtgttcttcctgcatgtatgcctgcaggctagaaaagggcaccagatcttattacagatggttgtgagccaccatgtggttgctgggaactgaactcaggatctttggaagaacagctagtgctcttaacggctgagccatctctccagccctcgtaCAGCCATTCAGAACACTGACTTAACATTTGCCAGGCGTGGTATTGTATGCTTATAACCgtaggaggtggaagcaggagaatcaggagttcactGTGCTTGTCAGctggagtttgaagccatccttgGCTGTaggagagcctatctcaaaacaacaaacataaaaaatgtaataGTTACTTTACTTTGGTTTCTGATCTTGAACTGCGGGAGACTCCAGCAGCTCCCTATTCTATCCTTCCAGGTTACCCAGCAGGGCACTAATGACGTCCCCAATACTCATAAGCCTTAAGCCCCCCAAATTCTAAAATATGCATATCCACAGTAAGCCAGAAAAATCTCCTCTTATCTACACACTGTGCTCCCATGGAACGCCAGCACACCCTGTTGCTGTCTCCTGGAACTTCCCACTACTACATGGTGCTGGACGTTAAGATCTCAGTATCTAGGGTGTCCATCTGTTCTCAGAGGGGACAGTACCAGCAATCAAGCAGCCAGCAGTCATATATTAATGGGTGTCTTGGCCTCCCCCGCAGGCTATATATTCCAGACACATCAGCTCTAACCCACATTCAACAGGAAGCAGAATACAACCAAGGGGCAGGAGTTCAG carries:
- the Cdh3 gene encoding cadherin-3 codes for the protein MGLLSGSLASLLLLLQTQVCWLPSVASEPYPVHFGEAEVTLEAGGTDLEPSQTLGKVALTGRTGHEMHGADHGEITVLSSRTVQAGTPAVSALPNRILRRRKREWVMPPISVPENGKGPFPQRLNQLKSNKDRGTKIFYSITGPGADSPPEGVFTIEKETGWLLLNMPLDREKIVKYELYGHAVSENGASVEEPMNISIIVTDQNDNKPKFTQETFRGRVIEGATPSTPVMQVTATDEDDAIHTYNGVVAYFIQSQEPKEPHDLMFTIHKSTGVISVLSSGLDREKVPEYTLTIQATDMDGEGSTTTAVAIVEILDVNDNAPEFEPQKYEASVPENAVGHEVQSLTVTDLDDPGSPAWRATYRIVGGDNGDHFTITTHPETNQGILTTKKGLDFEAQNQHTLYIAVTNEADFVLNLPTATATVVVHVEDVNEAPVFVPPSKVVEVQEGISVGELVCFYTAQDPDKEDQKISYHILRDPAGWLAMDTDSGQVTAAGILDREDERFVRNNIYEAMVLATDNGSPPTTGTGTLLITLTDINDHGPLPEPRQITICNQSPVPQVLNITDKDLSPNSSPFQAQLTHDSDIYWAAEVSEKGDTVALSLKKFLKQDTYDLHLSLSDQGNREQLTMIRAKVCDCYGHVVTCPEPWKGGFVLPILGAVLALLTLLLALLLLVRRRRKVKEPLLLPEDDTRDNVFYYGEEGGGEEDQDYDITQLHRGLEARPEVVLRNDVAPTFIPTPMYRPRPANPDEIGNFIIENLKAANTDPTAPPYDSLLVFDYEGSGSDAGSLSSLTSSASDQDQDYNYLTEWGSRFKKLADMYGGGEDD